CCAGCAGCACGCCGATCATCAGGGCGATGAAGGCGGTCACGGCGTAGTACTGCGTCAGTTTCTTCAGGCTGCTCAGCGTGGCGGCATCCAGGCCTGGCAGCGCCGCGCGCGAACTGGACTGGGAGGGGAGGGCGGTGGTCACTTCGTCTCCTTGCTGGTGGGCTGGGTGGGCGGCTCGACGATGAAGCGGGTGATCATGTTGTGATGCCCCACCCCGCAGTACTCGTTGCAGATGGCGTGCTGCTCGCCCGGGTGGCGGAACGTGACGGTCAGCGCGGCGACGTGACCGGGCAGGATCTCGGCGTTGATGGTCGTGCCCGTCACCTGGAAGCCGTGCGCGACGTCTGTCGCGGTGACGTGCAACGTGACGGGCACGCCCGCCGGGACGCGCAGCACGGCGGGCTGGAACGTGAAGTTCCCCGCCACGAGGTACGCGTCCAGCGTCCCCTGGTCATTCACCATGGGCTGCCCGGCGGCGTCCACGACCAGCCCCGGCTTCGCAAAGGGCGTCGCGGCGAGATTCTTCGGGTCCACGCGGCCCCGCACGATGCCGCCCACGTGCGCGTGCCCGGCGTCCGCCTTCAGGCTGGGGTACGTGCCACTGACCACGCTGGCGAGCACGCCCACGAACAGCAGCGCCGTCATGACGACCGCCACGCCCAGCCACGCGGTCTCGGAGCGTTCCAGCGCGTGGTGATCCAGCCGGGCCGGAGGGGTGTCCGCCCCCACGTCAGGCCCGCCCGTGCAGGACGCCCAGCACCAGCAGCCACAGGCTCAGGATGCTCAGCGCCAGGGTGATCACCACGACCAGCGCGCCCCTGGGGGCCTCACCGCCCTCCGGCGGGTGGTGCGGGCCGCTCATGCCTGCACCTCCGCGCCCGTCTGCGACCCGTCCGGCTTCAGGGCATCCTCGTGCGCGTAGTCGCGCAGCACGTCACTGACGGTCACGACGCCCACCACGCGCCCCTGATCATCCACGACCGGCAGCGCGCCCACCCGGTGGGTGAGCATGGTGTGCGCCGCGTCCCGCGCGTCCGCGTCAGGGCGGGTCGTGAGCACCGAGCGGCGCATCACGTCCGCCACCGTCACGGCCGCCAGCCGCGTCGTGGCCTCCCAGGGGGACAGGCTGGACACGCGGCTGGGCATCGCCTCGCGCACGTCACGGTCGGTGACGATGCCCACGAGCGCCGCGCCGTCCATCACTGGCAGGCGCCGGATGCCGCGCGAGCGCATCAGGTGCGCCGCGTCCGGCAGGGACAGGGTCGGGGCCGCCGTGATCACCGGGGCCGTCATCAGATCAAGTACTCGCATGGAACACCTCCATGCCGTGAGGGTCCAGTGAGGGCATTACGAAGGCATTACGGAAGGGTCCGAGTTGGCCAGGGTCGGCCAGGACGACAAAAAATGGGGCCCCGGTGAACTCCGGGGCCCTTCATGCCAAGCGCGCTACTTGTCGCTTGTGGCGCCTGCCGGTCGGAAGGGAGCATTCACGCAGGGCAACTCGCCGCCCTTGAGCTGCTCCGCGAACGCCACCGTTTCCGGCAGCGGCGTGTCCCCGATCTCGGTCAGGAGGTACTGCCGGTAGCGGCGGTAGTACTCGGTCGCCGCGTACCGGTCCCGGGTCATCGCCAGACACGCCATCAGCCGCTGGTGGTGGTCCTCCCCGATCAGCGGGTCGGTCTGCGCGGCCCGCACGAGGTCCTGCGCGGCCAACGGGCACTCGCGCGCCGCGCAGTGCAGCTGAGACAGGGTCAGGTGCGCCTCCACGACCGCCGCGCGGTGCGCCTGCCGCGCCTCCTGCACCCACTCGCCCGTCAGGTGCGGCAGGTACTCGCCGTCCGCGCACGCCAGCGCCCGGCGCAGCGCCGCCGTGTCACTGGCCGCCAGCAGGTCCGGGTTCAGCGCGTACCGCCCGCCCCGCTCGGTCACCGCCTCCGGGAAGTCCAGCGCGTGCCGCAGCCGGTGCAGCGCCACCCGGAAGCGGTTCGCGGCGGCCGGGGTGTCCTCCAGATCCCACAGGTCCCGCAGCAGGTCGTGCCGGTAGCGGCCGTCCGGGTGCGCGTGCAGATACCACAGCAGTTCCTCCGCACTGCGCGCGGGCCACGCGACCGGCACGCCGCCGCGCAGCACCTCCGCCTGTCCCAGCGTGCGCAGCAGCCAGTCCCCATTCTGCCTGTCCCCGTCCGTCATGCCCGCCACCTCCTGCCCCCATGGTGCCACGTACAGGCGCGCGCAGGTGTCCCGCCCGCAGGGAGTACGCTGGGGGCACATGAACTTCGAGCTGCCCGGCGACCTGCGCGACATGCAGGCGATCATCCGCGATTTCATGCTCACGCGCGTCGAAGCCCGCGCGCACGAGATCGAGGAGACCAACCACGTCCCCGAGGACCTGCTGCGCGAGGCCGCCGGGCTGGGCCTATTCGGCCTGAGCATCCCCGAGGAGTACGGCGGCGTCGGCCTGGGCGCCCTGGGCCGCTGCGCCGTGTACGAGGCGATGGGCATGGGCCACATGGGCTTCGGCGGCGTGATCAGCGCGCACGCCAGCATCGGCACCAGCGGCCTCGTGAAACTCGGCACCGACGAGCAGAAGGCCCGGTTCCTGCCGCGCATGGCGTCGGGCGAGTGCGTCGCGGGCTTCGCCATCACCGAACCCAGCAGCGGCAGCGACGCCGCGAACATCCGCACCCGCGCCGAGCGGCGGGGCGACGCGTACGTCCTGAACGGCACCAAGCACTACATCAGCAACGCGCCCATCGCAGGCCTGCTGACCGTCATCGCCGTCACCGACCCCGCCCGCGGCAGCAAGGGCATGAGCGCGTTCCTCGTCGAACCGCAGAGCACGCCCGGCGTCACCATCGGCAAGATCGACGAGAAGATGGGCCAGAAGGGCGCCCTGAGCGCCGAGGTCATCTTCCAGGACGCCGTGGTCCCCGCCGCGAACCTCCTGGGGCCTGAACACCTCGGGTACCGCGAGGCGCTGGGCATCCTCACCAACGGCCGCGTCGGCATCGCCGCCCGCTCGACAGGCGCCATGCAGCGCCTGCTGGACCTGTCCGTCGCGCACGCCAAGACCCGCGAGCAGTTCGGGAAACCCATCGCGGATTTCCAGGCCGTGCAGTTCATGCTCGCCGAGATGGACATCGCCATCCAGACCAGCCGCGTCCTGTGGCAGAAAGTCGCCTGGATGGTCGACGAGGGCCAGGACGTCCGCCGCATGGCCAGCGTCGCCAAGTACCACGCCACCGAGGCCCTCTCGCAGGTCGCGGACAAGGCCGTGCAGGTCGCGGGCGGCATGGGCTACATGAAAGACAGCCCCGTCGAACGCTACTACCGCGACCAGCGCCTCCTGCGCATCTACGAGGGCACCAGCGAGATCCAGAAACTCATCATCGCGGGCGACCTGCTGCGCTAAGCGCCTCGCCACCAGCGCAGGAAGGCGGGCAGGCGTTCACGCCACGCGGGTTCGTCGTGCCAGTGGCCCTCGCCGACCGTGAAGCGCGCCTCGTGGACGTGCGGGGCGAGCTGCAAGGTCAGGTTGCGGGCCAGCGTGATGACCTCCTGCGCGCTCTGAATGCTGTTGCCCTCGTGGTCGCCCATATCCACCCACACGCGCGAGTGCGGGTCGCCGCGCCCGTCCATCCAGCGCAGGAACGCGAAGTCGGCGGGCCACACGGCGGGACTGAACACGCCCAGCGTGCCGTACGTGCCGGGGTCACGCAGACCCGCGTACGCGGTGATCAGCCCGCCGAAGGAGGATCCGGCCAGCGCGGTGTCCTGCGCGGGCACCGCGCCGAAGCGGGCGTGCAGGTGCGGCAGGAGGGTGCCTTTGATCCAGTCGGCGTACTCGTCCGCGCCGCTGTCGAAGCCGTTCAGTTCGAAGGGGAACGGCACGTAGCGGCGGCTGCGGTCGTCGTTCACGGGCAGCGCGGTAATCCGGACCGGGTGCCCGGCGTCTGCGAGGGCCTGCGCGGCCCCGGCGGCGTCCCAGCTGTCCCCGGCGAAGGTCGGGGCCTCGTCGAACACGTTCTGGCCGTCGTGCAGGATCAGCAGCGGCAGCGGTCCCTCGTGTCCTTCGGGCCACCACAGGCGCACGGACTGCGCGCCCCAGGGGGCGTCCAGTACGGTCTCCTCGCGCGGTGGGGCGCTGCGCGGTGGACGGGTGGCCCCGCCGCTGGCGTCCTGCCAGCCCGCCACGGTCAGGAGCACAGTGGTGTCGCCAAGCACGGCGACGCGGTGCGCGCGGGCGCGGCCGCCCCAGGCGTCGCCCTCCTCGGCGGTCGTGCCGTCCGGGTTCACGCGGCGGACCTTCATCTGCGCCAGCAGGCCGTCCGGCAGGTCGGCGTGCAGCACCCCAGCCTGGAACGTCCAGTCCGTGGGGTCGTCGCTCCAGGCGCGGTGGTCGCCGGTCAGGAACAGCGTCCCCGGTGGGGTGCCGGGCGGCAGGGTCAGCTGGAAGGTCACGCGGGGCATGCGGTCAGTCTAGGAGGGTCCGGTACGGGTGAAGGTCTCGTCAGCTTCGGGTGAGGGTTGTGTCAGGTGCGCGGGGGTAGGCTTTTGTCGTGGAGGACGAGGTTTGAAGTGATCCCGTCCGGGTCGGCTGCGGCTTGCCCCCACCCCGGAAACTTGATATAGTCGCACTCAAGTTTCCTGGATGCAGGAGTTTCAGGAACCCGCTCTCACCAAGACCCCACCCGGGCGAAAAGGAGTTCCGAGATGCCCACCAACACCCTCCCCAGCAACGTCCCCGTCTGCCCGGTCCGCGGCAGCGTGATCTACCCCACGATGGTCCAGCACATCGACGCCAGCCGCGCGCTGTCCATCGGCGCGATCGAGGCGGCCATGCAGAGCGACAAGGTCATCCTGATCGTCTCGCAGCGCGATAAGGACATCGACGACCCCAAGGGCAGCGACCTGTACGACGTCGGCACCGCCTGCAACGTCCTGCGCGTCCGCAAGAACCCCGACGGCACCGTGCAGATGCTCGTGTCCGCCGTCGCCCGCGTCCGCGCCACCAACTACCAGCGCGGTGACCACCTCAGCGCCGACATCACCCCCCTGGCCGCCGAGGACGACAACCCCGTCGAACTCCAGGCGCTGGGCCGCGAGCTGCGCGAACGCTTCGACGCCCTGGCCAGCGGCGGCAAACTGAACGCCGAGACTGTCCAGACCATCCACAGCAAGGAAGACCTGGGCGAGATGGCCGACCACATCGCCTTCAACCTCGACTTCAAACTGGACGACAAGCAGGCGCTGCTGGAACTGCCCAGCCTGACCGCCCGCATCCGCAAACTGCTGACCCTGCTCGACACCGAACAGGAAGTGCAGGCCGTGCAGGCCAAGATCCGCGCGCAGGTCAAGGAAGAGATCGACAAGAACCAGCGCGAGTACTACCTGCGCGAACAGATGAAGGTCATCCAGAAGGAACTCCAGGGCGGCGAGGACGGCGAGGAAGGCGACGAGGCCGAAGCCTTCCGCGCCAAGCTCGACACCCTCGACCTGCGCCCCGAGGTCCGCAAGGACATCGACCGTGAAGTGAACCGTCTGGCGCGCATGCACCCCGACGCCGCCGAGGCCAGCGTCATCCGCACGTACCTCACCTGGATCACCGAACTGCCCTGGAACACCCGCAGCGACGACCAGCTGGACGTCATGCAGGCCTCCCAGATCCTCGACGACGACCACTACGGCCTGGAAAAGGTCAAGGACCGCGTCCTGGAATTCCTGGCCGTGCGCCGCCTGCGCAAGGAACGCGCCGAACGCGGCGAACTCAGCGCCGAGGACGTCAACAAGGGCCCCATCCTGGTGTTCACCGGCCCTCCCGGCGTCGGCAAGACCAGCATCGCGCAGAGCATCGCCAAGGCGCTGGGCCGCAAGTACGTACGCATCGCCCTCGGCGGCGCCCGCGACGAGAGCGACATCCGTGGTCACCGCCGCACGTACATCGGCGCGATGCCCGGCCGCCTCATCCAGGGCATCCGCACCGCGGGCACCAAGAACCCCGTCATCCTCCTCGACGAGGTCGACAAGCTCGGCAGCAGCTACCAGGGCGACCCCTCGGCGGCCCTGCTGGAAGTGCTCGACCCCTCGCAGAACCAGCACTTCACCGACCACTACCTCGGCGTGCCGTTCGACCTGAGCGAGGTCATGTTCATCGCCACCGCCAACTACCCCGAACAGATCCCCCCGGCGCTGATGGACCGCATGGAAGTCATCGACTTCAACAGCTACATCGAACAGGAAAAGCTGGAGATCGCCAAACGCTACCTGCTGCCCCGCCAGCTCATGGCGAACGGCCTGAAAGCCAACCAGATCGCGTTCACCGACTCCGCGCTGGAAAAACTGATCAGCCACTACACCCGCGAGGCTGGTGTGCGCAACCTGGAACGCGAGATCGGCACGGTCGCCCGCAAGGTCGCCCGCCGCATCGCCACCGGCGAGGTCAAACGCGTCAAGGTCACCGACAAAGAACTCGACCGTTACCTCGGACAGGCCCGCCACATCCCCGAAACCGAAGGCAAGGAAGACATGGTCGGCGTCAGCACGGGCATGTTCTACACCCCGGTCGGCGGTGACATCCTGTTCGTCGAGACCAGCACCAGCCCCGGCAAGGGCCTCGTCCTGACCGGCCAGCTCGGCGACGTCATGAAAGAAAGCGCCCGCGCCGCCCTGACGTACATCAAGGCGAACGCCGAACGCTTCCACATCGACAAGGCCCGCATCGACGACAGCGAAATCCACGTGCACGTCCCCGCCGGAGCGATCCCCAAGGAAGGCCCCAGCGCCGGCGGCGCCATGGTCACCAGCCTCATCAGCGCCCTGACCGGCATCCCCGCCCGCCACGACGTCGCCATGACCGGCGAGATGACCCTCACCGGCCGCTACCTGCCCATCGGCGGCCTGAAAGAGAAAGTGCTGGGCGCCCGCCGCGCCGGGATCAAGCACATCATCCTGCCCAAAGCGAACGAGGGCGACCTGCGCGACATCCCCCTGCACCTGCGCACCACCATGCGCTTCCACCCCTGCGAAACCGTGGATCAGGTGCTGGACGTGGCCCTCGTCGGCGGCCTGAAAGCCCTGGAGACGCCCCGCGACGGTAGCCCCGCCCCCACCCTCCCCGCCCCCAAACGCAAGAGCGCCCGCCGCAGCGACGCCCACGCGTAACCGAACTTCCCGCTGCTCCCCGTCCACGCCGGACGGGGAGTTTTTTGCTGCACTCGACGCGTGACCAGCCGCACTATCCTGCCAGGACATGCGCCGCCTGCTTCCTCTGCTCCTCCTGACCACCCTGACCACCGCCCACGCCGCGTACTGTTTCCAGCACCCCCGCACGGATCTGACGCTTTACCCCAGACTCAGCGGCGCGCCTAGGCAGATCGAGGAGCAGATCACCGTCGAACCGGCCTTCCGAACACTGGATTTCATCACGGCCCGTACGTCCTTGTACACCTACCAGGGCACGCAGGCTATTCAGGTGACCCACCGCCTGACCCCCGATGACCCGTCCTTTCCTCGCACCACGCTCTTCCAGGCGACCATCCGCCCGTCGGGTGCACTGGCCAGCCCCGCCACGACCCTGGCTGGCAGCTGGCGCTTCGTGATTCGGGGGAGCCTGACCGGTCCGGTGCCTCAGATCACCGCGGCTGACCTCGCCGCCGAGAAGGCGTCACCCATCAGCATCACGCTGGACGCGCAGGGTCGCCTGACGCAGTACAAGGGGGTCGTCCTGAATCCCGAAGCTGGCCTGATGGACGAGGTGCAGGTCAGCTGCGCGTACGCCTCCGCTCAGCGAACCGTGCGCGAGGTCGTGAGTCTGGCCCGACGCACCCGCAGCGTCACGGACGCCCAGTTCGGCCCCGCCGGTGAACTGCTGAGCCTCAGCAGCACCGGAACCACCCTTGACGGCTCCAACTCACCCCTGATCCCCACGGCAGAGACCTTCACATACGACAACGGCACATTAAGCCGGTCCGTTTTCAGCGTTGCTGGGCAGGCGAACTCCACCTTCGCGTACACCCTCACGTCCGGGCAGATCACGGGATACACCGTCCAGATCGGCGAGGGAGACAACGCGGTTCGTGAACGACATACTTTCACCAGGGATACGCATGGTAACTGGATCACGCACGAATACCGCCTCGGCAAGGCGCTTGTCGCGACCATCACGCGCCGCATCACGTACTGAATGGGCCTGAACGGACGCGTGGGGCGCGCTATCCTATGCGTATGAGTGCGCCTGTGACGTTCCTGGTGGCCAGCCCGCACCTGCGCGGCAGCCTGTTCGAGGGAACCGTGATCCTGCTGCTGGAGCACGACACGAAGGGTGCGATGGGATTGATCGTGAACGCGCCCATGACCCAGAGCGTGCAGGACCTCATGCCGGAACTTGCGGGGCACCCGGAGGTGGCGTGGCTGGGCGGGCCGGTGGACCCGACGCTCGGCTGGTGTCTGTACGCGCAGCCGGTGGATATGGAGGGTGAACTGCGCCTGCTGCCGGGCCTGACGGTGTCCAGCAGTCTGGATGTGCTGCGGGCGGTGGAGCGCAGCGGGCAGCCGTTCATGCTGGTGCTGGGGTACGCCGGGTGGGGTGCGGGCCAGCTGACCGACGAGGCGCGCGAGGGAACGTGGGTGTGGGTGGAGCAGACCACGCCGGAGCTGCTGTGGGACGTGCCCGCAGGGGACCGCTGGCAGTCGGCGCTGGACCGGCTGGGTGTGGACGCGTCGCGGATCGTGCCGGGCGGCGCGCAGGCCTGAGTCGCGTGACCTGATTGCGATCGCGCAGCGCCCGGTGAACCCGGGTTGAGGACTCCCTGGTGGGTGACCGTGCTGTAATGCGGTGACGGCCCGCTGACGTTCGTCCCGTTTACTGCTCAAGGAGTCATGACTGTGCCTGCTGATAAGTCTCTGTCCGTTCGTTCTGGTTCCTCGCGCGTCCGCTTGCGGCGAAAGGAGGAATCCGGGAAGGGCGAAGTGCGGACGTACAGCACGGTCGCCAATCCGGACAGTCCCTTCCTGAACCGGGAACTGTCGTGGCTGGCGTTCAACGAGCGGGTGCTGGCCGAGGCGCGCGATGAGCGCAACCCGCCGCTGGAACGACTGAAGTACGCGGCGATCTGCGGCAGCAACCTGGATGAGTTCTTCATGGTGCGTGTGGCGGGGGTGCACCGGCAGATTGCGGCGGGCGTGAACACGCCGGGCCCGGATGGCCTGCTGCCGCGCGAGACCCTGGCGCTGGTGCGCGAGCGGACGCAGGTGATGCTGCGCGAGATCGAGCGCGTCACCCGTAAGACCCTGCGGGATCTGAACGCGGCGGGCGTACGGTTCGCGCGCGTGGCGGACCTGGGCAAGCGCGCGCGGGCGCAGCTGCGGGAGCATTACCTCGCCGAGATTCAGCCGGTGCTGACGCCGCTGGTCGTGGATCCCAGCCACCCATTCCCATACCTGAGCAACCTGAGCCTGAACCTCGCGGTGCTGCTGGACGGGGGCGAGGGTGAGGATCCGGAGTTCGCGCGGGTGAAGGTGCCGGTGGGCGTGTTGCCGCGCGCGGTGTGCGTGGGTGACACGATTGTGCTGCTGGAAGACGTGATCGCCGCGCACATCGGGGAGTTGTTCAAGGGTCGCGAGGTGCTGGCCGCGCATGCCTTCCGCGTGACCCGCAACACTGACTACGAGTTCGAGGAGGAGGAAGCCGAGGACCTGCTGGCCACCATCGAGGACGGGTTGCGGCGGCGGCGGTTCGGGTCGGCGGTGCGCCTGGAGGTGATGCGGGACACGCCGGGCGGTATCACGGCGTTCCTGCAGGAGCGGCTGCGGCTCGCGCCGGAGGACATCTTCCAGCTGGACGGTCCCCTCGGGTCGGCGGACCTGATGGGCCTGCCCGTGAAACGCCCGGATCTCGGCTTCCCGGAGTACGCGCCGGCCGTCCCCGATCTGGACGGTGACGAGGACAGCGGGATCTTCGACACGTTGCGGCAGGGGGACGTGCTGCTGCACCACCCGTACGACGGCTTCACGAACATCCTGGATTTCCTTGAAGAGGCCAGCCGGGACCCGCAGGTGCTGGCGATCAAGCAGACGCTGTACCGCACTGGGGACGACCCCAGGCTCCTGGCGGCGCTGCGTACGGCGGCCGAGAACGGCAAGCAGGTCGTGGCGCTGATTGAACTCAAGGCCCGGTTCGACGAGCAGCGCAACATCTCCTGGGCCAGGAAACTGGAACGGGCCGGGGCGCACGTCGTGTACGGCGTGGCGGGCTTGAAGACGCACGCGAAGGTCACCATGATCGTCCGCCGCGAGGAGGGCGGGCTGCGCCGCTACGTGCACATCGGCACTGGGAACTACAACGCGAAGACGGCGCGGTTGTACACCGATCTGAGCCTGCTGTCCGCCAACCCGGATCTGGGTGCGGACGTCGCGGAACTGTTCAACCACCTGACCGGCTACGCCGAGGCCGAGTACACGCAGCTGCTGGTCGCGCCGGATACGGCCCGGACGGGCTTCGAGGCGCTGCTGGAGCGGGAGGCCGCGCATGCCCGCGACGGTCAGGACGCCTGGGTGCGCGTGAAGGTCAACCAGCTGACCGATCCGGGCATGGTCGAGGCGCTCAGCCGGGCGTCGCAGGCGGGCGTGCGGGTGGAACTGATAATCCGTGGGGTGTGCTGCCTGCGGCCCGGCGTGCCGGGCGTGTCGCAGAACGTGCGGGTGCGCAGCCTCCTGGGCCGGTACCTGGAGCACGCCCGCGTGTACGCGTTCGGGAACGGTGGCGGTCCAGAGGTGTATTTCGGCAGTGCCGACTGGATGAGCCGCAACCTGGACCGCCGGGTCGAGGTGATCGCTCCGGTGCTGGACGACCGGCACCGCGAGGCCTTCCTGAGCATCCTGGATACCGAGTGGTCGGATACGCGCGGGTCGTGGGAACTGAACGCGGACGGCGAGTACATGAAGATCCCGGGGGATTTCAGCGCGCAGGCCACCTTCGCGGCGGCACGTCACCCGCTGTAACGCACCTCCGTCTGCGGGGAGGGGAGACGGCATTGACCGCTCCCCTCCTTTTCTCTCGTATGTGGTGCAGGGCGATAAGAAACCCCCGGTGCGAACACCGGGGGCCCTGGAAGTGCGGGGGTTTAGCCCTGCTCTTCTTCGGTCTTCTTGTCGCCAGCCAGACCGAACTGGGCGAACAGGTCGGCGTACACGTCGCCGAGCTTGGTGCTGATCTTGCCGCCCTGCTGGGCGTCCTTGGCGTTGTAGGCGTAGTCCGCGCCGCCTTCGCGACGACGGCCGCCGCCGCTGCGCTGGCCACCCTGGCCGCCGCTGTAGCGGTCGCTGCGGGCGCCGCCACCCTGGCTGACGTAGTCACGCTGGGTGGGGGCCGGGCTACCACCGAGGAAGCGGCGACGGCTGAGGCTGGCGCGCTGCTCGACGGGATCGATGTTCAGGATGACGGCTTCGATCTCGTCGCCCTTCTTGAACAGGTCGGCGGGGTTGTTGACGCGGTTCAGGTCGAGTTCGCTGATGTGGATCAGGCCCTCGATGCCTTCCTCGATCTCCATGAACACGCCGAAGTCGGTCATGCCGGTGATCTTGCCCTTCACGGGGGTGCCGGGCGGGTAGCGGTCGGGCAGCGCGCTCCAGGGATCGTCGGTGGTCTGACGAATACCCAGGGAGATGCGGCGGTCCTTCGGCTCGATGCGCAGGATGATCGCCTCGACTTCGTCGCCTTCCTTCATCACTTCGTTGGGGTGACGGACGCGCTTGGTCCAGCTCATCTCGCTGACGTGCACCAGACCTTCGAGGCCGCTTTCCAGTTCGACGAACGCACCGAAGTTGGTGAGGTTCGTGACCTTGCCGGTGACCTTCTGGCCGATGCTGTAGCGGTCGGTGGCGCCTTCCCAGGGGTCCTGGGTGAGGGCCTTCATGCTCAGGTTGATGCGTTCACGGTCGTTGTCGACGTCCATGACCTGCACCTGCACCTTGTCGCCCACCTTGACCACGTCGCGGGGGTGGTTGAAGCGGCCGTAGGTCAGTTCGCTGCGGTGAACGAGGCCGTCGATGCCGCCCAGGTTCACGAACACGCCGAAGTCGGTGATTTCCACGACTTCGCCTTCGAACTGCGCGCCGGATTCCAGCTGGCCGACCGTGGCTTCACGGGCTTTGGCCTTCTGGGCTTCCAGGATGGCGCGGTGGCTGATGATCACGCGGTTGCGCTTGCGGTTCAGCTCGATGAGCTTGACCATCAGCGGCTTGCCGACGTAGGGGTCCAGGTCGTTCACGCGGCGGGTGTCCACCTGTGAGGCGGGCAGGAAGGCGCGGATGCCCTCGACCTGCGCGACCAGACCGCCGCGAACTTTCTCCAGCACGTCGACTTCGAAGGCTTCCTCGGCTTCCTGCATCTTCTCCAGGACGCGCCAGCCCTTGTCCTGATCGGCCCGTTTCTTGCTCAGGACGATCTGGCTGTTGGGCAGGTCGACGCGCACGACGTACGCTTCGATCTGCTCGCCGGACTTGTACATCTCCTGGGCCTGTTCCAGCGTGACGGGCTCGTCGCCCAGCTGGTTCAGGGGGATGATGCCCTCGACCTTGGCGCCGATGTCCACGGCGATGCCTTCCTGACCGATGAACACGATGGTGCCGTCGACGATGTCGCCGCGGCTGACGTTCTGGGGTTCCTGCGCCTCACTGGCGAGGATGTCCTCCATGGTCATCGCGGGGTACTCGCGCTCCTCCACGGGGGTGGGGGTGCTGGGGGTGGTGCCCGTCGCGGGCTGAGTCCCGCCTTGCTGGGCGGGGGTCTGGGTGTTGTCTTCCATGAACTCCTGTCCTCCTGGGTGCGGGCGCTTTGCGGCGTCCGTACCGGCCTGATACCTGCTTCCGTCCCGGGTCTCCCGAGCCCTGGGGCGCGGGGGTGGGCGGGGGCGGCAACACCTCAGTGTACCAGAGTTCAGAGTGTTGCGGCAACTGCGCTGTGAACGCGGTCCAGACGGGTTGTACAGCTTCACGTCAAGGAATCCGCTCCCACGCAGGTCAGGGGGGGTGCTTGACGAGTCAGCTGGCGTGCCTCTATACTCCCTCACGCTTCACCTGATGGCGAAGCACGTCAGAGCAGGACCCGTGTTGGGGCATCGTCTAATGGCAGGACACCAGTCTCTGACACTGTCGATCTAGGTTCGAGTCCTAGTGCCCCAGCCAGCACACCCACCCGCAAGGGTGGGTTTTGTTTTGTCGCCTGCCGTGAGTGTGGGTGAGATCACCCCCAACGGCGTGGAAGCGCTGCCACATCGCCGGTGTCTTAGACTCCGGAGCATGACGCAGACCCCTGTCCCCGAGTGGTACAAGAGCGCCGTCTTCTACGAACTCTCGGTCCGCACCTTCGCGGACGGCAACGGCGACGGCAAGGGCGACTTTCCCGGCCTGACCGGCAAACTCGACTACCTGCGCGGCCTGGGCGTGGACGTCCTGTGGATCCTGCCGTGCTACCCCAGCCCCCTGCGTGACGACGGCTACGACGTCGCCGACTACGTGGGTATCCACCCGGACCTGGGCACCCTGGACGACTTCAAGGTCTTCCTGCGTGAATCCCATGCGCGCGGCCTGCGCGTCATCACGGACTTCGTGACCAATCACACCTCGAGCGACCACCCCTGGTTCCAGGCGGCACGGCGCGGACCGACCCTCCCGGACGGCACGCCCAACGAGTACCACGACTACTACGTCTGGAGC
The DNA window shown above is from Deinococcus sedimenti and carries:
- a CDS encoding cytochrome C oxidase subunit II, with the translated sequence MGADTPPARLDHHALERSETAWLGVAVVMTALLFVGVLASVVSGTYPSLKADAGHAHVGGIVRGRVDPKNLAATPFAKPGLVVDAAGQPMVNDQGTLDAYLVAGNFTFQPAVLRVPAGVPVTLHVTATDVAHGFQVTGTTINAEILPGHVAALTVTFRHPGEQHAICNEYCGVGHHNMITRFIVEPPTQPTSKETK
- a CDS encoding CBS domain-containing protein — translated: MRVLDLMTAPVITAAPTLSLPDAAHLMRSRGIRRLPVMDGAALVGIVTDRDVREAMPSRVSSLSPWEATTRLAAVTVADVMRRSVLTTRPDADARDAAHTMLTHRVGALPVVDDQGRVVGVVTVSDVLRDYAHEDALKPDGSQTGAEVQA
- a CDS encoding AfsR/SARP family transcriptional regulator → MTDGDRQNGDWLLRTLGQAEVLRGGVPVAWPARSAEELLWYLHAHPDGRYRHDLLRDLWDLEDTPAAANRFRVALHRLRHALDFPEAVTERGGRYALNPDLLAASDTAALRRALACADGEYLPHLTGEWVQEARQAHRAAVVEAHLTLSQLHCAARECPLAAQDLVRAAQTDPLIGEDHHQRLMACLAMTRDRYAATEYYRRYRQYLLTEIGDTPLPETVAFAEQLKGGELPCVNAPFRPAGATSDK
- a CDS encoding acyl-CoA dehydrogenase family protein; amino-acid sequence: MNFELPGDLRDMQAIIRDFMLTRVEARAHEIEETNHVPEDLLREAAGLGLFGLSIPEEYGGVGLGALGRCAVYEAMGMGHMGFGGVISAHASIGTSGLVKLGTDEQKARFLPRMASGECVAGFAITEPSSGSDAANIRTRAERRGDAYVLNGTKHYISNAPIAGLLTVIAVTDPARGSKGMSAFLVEPQSTPGVTIGKIDEKMGQKGALSAEVIFQDAVVPAANLLGPEHLGYREALGILTNGRVGIAARSTGAMQRLLDLSVAHAKTREQFGKPIADFQAVQFMLAEMDIAIQTSRVLWQKVAWMVDEGQDVRRMASVAKYHATEALSQVADKAVQVAGGMGYMKDSPVERYYRDQRLLRIYEGTSEIQKLIIAGDLLR
- a CDS encoding alpha/beta hydrolase encodes the protein MPRVTFQLTLPPGTPPGTLFLTGDHRAWSDDPTDWTFQAGVLHADLPDGLLAQMKVRRVNPDGTTAEEGDAWGGRARAHRVAVLGDTTVLLTVAGWQDASGGATRPPRSAPPREETVLDAPWGAQSVRLWWPEGHEGPLPLLILHDGQNVFDEAPTFAGDSWDAAGAAQALADAGHPVRITALPVNDDRSRRYVPFPFELNGFDSGADEYADWIKGTLLPHLHARFGAVPAQDTALAGSSFGGLITAYAGLRDPGTYGTLGVFSPAVWPADFAFLRWMDGRGDPHSRVWVDMGDHEGNSIQSAQEVITLARNLTLQLAPHVHEARFTVGEGHWHDEPAWRERLPAFLRWWRGA
- the lon gene encoding endopeptidase La, with the protein product MPTNTLPSNVPVCPVRGSVIYPTMVQHIDASRALSIGAIEAAMQSDKVILIVSQRDKDIDDPKGSDLYDVGTACNVLRVRKNPDGTVQMLVSAVARVRATNYQRGDHLSADITPLAAEDDNPVELQALGRELRERFDALASGGKLNAETVQTIHSKEDLGEMADHIAFNLDFKLDDKQALLELPSLTARIRKLLTLLDTEQEVQAVQAKIRAQVKEEIDKNQREYYLREQMKVIQKELQGGEDGEEGDEAEAFRAKLDTLDLRPEVRKDIDREVNRLARMHPDAAEASVIRTYLTWITELPWNTRSDDQLDVMQASQILDDDHYGLEKVKDRVLEFLAVRRLRKERAERGELSAEDVNKGPILVFTGPPGVGKTSIAQSIAKALGRKYVRIALGGARDESDIRGHRRTYIGAMPGRLIQGIRTAGTKNPVILLDEVDKLGSSYQGDPSAALLEVLDPSQNQHFTDHYLGVPFDLSEVMFIATANYPEQIPPALMDRMEVIDFNSYIEQEKLEIAKRYLLPRQLMANGLKANQIAFTDSALEKLISHYTREAGVRNLEREIGTVARKVARRIATGEVKRVKVTDKELDRYLGQARHIPETEGKEDMVGVSTGMFYTPVGGDILFVETSTSPGKGLVLTGQLGDVMKESARAALTYIKANAERFHIDKARIDDSEIHVHVPAGAIPKEGPSAGGAMVTSLISALTGIPARHDVAMTGEMTLTGRYLPIGGLKEKVLGARRAGIKHIILPKANEGDLRDIPLHLRTTMRFHPCETVDQVLDVALVGGLKALETPRDGSPAPTLPAPKRKSARRSDAHA